The stretch of DNA CATAGGGATTTGCTTCTGGGAAAATAATAAAGGAGTTCATCTGGTTAATGTTTTGAAGCTGGGCAGAATCTGGCAGATCATGGATTTCTGCTAATGGGCTTTTTCTTAGGTGGGGGTACCATTCTTATTCTTGACTTTGTATGGTAAAAAGCTATTGGGGATGAGAAAGGTTTCATgtcaaaattaatgaaaacaaagtttGGAGTGAATTAATTTGGGGTTGGAATTAAAATTTCATAAAGGCATGGCAAGCACCCAAGACAAGCTGAGAACAGATTAAGAAGAAAAACCCTTTAAATATAAACAGAGAGAAGCACTCCAAGGACCATATTATTGCTGTGAAgtcaaaacagaaattttagtGTTCATAGTAGCAAGGGTAAGCTTGCTTCAGTTGTAGTTAAAGACTGGCTCTTGTGTTCTCTCCTAGCCCACAGGAGGGAATGAAAGGATTGCCATTGATTTCTGTGAGCTTGACAGGCCCTCACTTGGACCTAGTGCTTGTCCTGCCATGGAATGCCTTATCTgagctctcctgtgctgcccagtCAGTGCTCTGAGGCTGGGGCAGCTTCTCTGCATCGTGGAGTCTTTTTGGGGAGGGTGCAGGAGCAAGTGGAGCTGATGCTCTATTTTCTGATGACAGGCACTATAGAAATAGGAAGCAAAGTGCATTCTGTGATTTGCATGCTggtattttcaaaaaaaaaatcaactcatGACAGGCTGCTTCTCTTGTAGTGTTTTATGAAGTACCTTTGAAGGTGAGTGATGATAACACAAGGAATGTAGGTTTTTTTGATAGTTCAGTTATAGAGGTTGATTTGGAAGCATAAATAGCAGAGGTTCTCACTACTCTGCTTTCTCTTGACAGACTGTTCTGCATCTTTTAAATGTCTAAGTAGCAGTTAAGTCTTGTAAGTTAATGGGTTGTTACAATAGTCTTGCAAGATTACACTTAGTTTTTAATTGgagtatattttaaatattgtgaGGGTCAGCCCTGGTGATCACTGTGGCCTTAAGATTAATTCTAATTCTTACTTGTCCTTAAGATTAATGCTGAATAATCTGAGCAGCAGTGCTTCTGGCTGCTTGTTTTGGGGTAGACTGACATCCTGAGAGGCTGGGGAGCCGTATTTGCCTGAGCACTCAAAATGAGCAGTGGTTTTTGGAAATGTGGGAATGTTCTCCCGTCCCGGGTGGTGGGGGTTTGTCTGGGcgtgggctggggctgccaccTGCTGGTGCAGGctgctgtgagcacagctggctgccagccccccaccctgctgccagcacacacTTTGCAAGCCAGAGTGTATTGAAAAACTGCAAGTCAGACCTGTTTATAGCTTCCTTATTATTAGATTGTTACTCTATATTATTAGTTTGCATTATTTGTATTAGGTAATTAGCACAGATTAAAAGACAAATAGGTATATATAACAATATCAAGGAAGATGAGGCTGGCTGTAAAccattcttccttttttcctggaatGACATTCTAATGTTCCTGGTCCCAATGCAATAATTTTTGTACATTTGTTGAGAAGTGATACATACAGATCTGTCAGCCTGCTTGCACTCGTTTCCTGCagtttttgattttatttcttcatgttttttttatactcagtaactttttttttctgtcaatcACTAGGGAAGGAACACGTGCGCCGGAACCGGCAGAGTCGGACCTTCATGGTGGAAAATGTCATAGGAGAGATCTGGTCTGAGCTGGAGGAAGGTACTGTCCTTCTTGAACAAACTTTGCTCTCATTGGTTTTGTATTGCAGGCAAATATTGTGTTTCCCACAAAGGTGCTGTGCACTGCATTGTTCTCACAGTGGttataaaggggaaaaggatAAAACCCACAAGTTCACATGCTGCTCTTAGTTACAGGTGCTGAATTGCAATTCTGTATGCTCTAGCATAAGATTTATTAATGAGATGGTGGAAAGCCATGCAACTGGAATATTTTCCTCAGAACAGGCTTTGTAAATATGCTATAATATTTGGTAGCCCACTAGGATGTACACAGCAGCATGAGCAGTCCCACTTTTCAGCTGTGCTACATTAATAGCTTTTGACATCTGACTTTGATATTTGTTACCAATCATTGTGTTGTAATTACTAGCAAAGATCAAGTCTTCAGCACGGCCATTTCTGGCTGTCTGTAGGCCCTTATCTCCCTTATCTGGTGCCCTCAGGAGCTCTCACTGCAGTGAGCTGAAGTGCTCACAGTGGTGTAAATGGCCCTGGCCTGTCCCCTTGGCATTCCAGGTGATCGGTACATCGTGGTTGACAGTGGAGGAGGCACAGTGGATATGACTGTCCATCAGATCAGGCTCCCTGAAGGACATCTGAAGGAGCTCTACAAAGCAACAGGtattcacagaatgactagtTTGGAAGTGACCttgagatcactgagtccaacccatgccctaacactTCATCTAATGTCACTTCCACTGCTTGCTTTATGTAATTAGATGGTgcattatatatttatgtaatgtTTTGGCTTGTTAGTGAAGGAAATGTGTGcctttattgcattttattgaCAGTTCTTCCTGGATTGAGACCAGCACACAAAATTAGTATAACCCAGCTGCTGGTTGGCTGAATCACTCATAGTGATAGTGTTGGAATAGCTGTGATGATACAGGAGTAACAGTGAGGCAAAGTTAAGATCATGTTGTGTATTAGACCAACTGTTACATTTAGCAAAGATCCTCTTTTTGTAAACCTTCTCCTATGACAGTCCTGAGAGTGTTGTTCTGATGTGTGTGTGGTCAACTTGAAATGTCATAGGAATGTTAAAGAACATCCAGAATATTAAAGCTGTGTTTTGTCTGTGCTATAGGTGGGCCATATGGTTCTCTAGGTGTGGACTACGAGTTCGAGAAGCTCCTGTGTAAAATATTTGGGGAAGATTTCATTGAGCAGTTTAAAATCAAGCGCCCTGCGGCCTGGGTGGATCTGATGATCGCGTTTGAGTCCCGCAAGCGGGCGGCAGCTCCTGACAGGACCAACCCCCTAAACATCACCCTGCCCTTCTCCTTCATTGACTACTACAAGAAGTTCCGAGGTCACAGTGTAGAACATGCCTTGAGGAAAAGCAAGTGAGTAGACAACCACATGGATGCAGAATTAACTACTGGTAGCAAAGACAAATAATTAAAGTATCTTAATTACATTACATCTGAAAGGTAATAGCGTGAAAGTGTAGTGCAAGGATGAGAAAATGGGGTTGCATCTGCTGCAGTTTCCAGAATGAAAACTTCTGATCGGTCTCTTGCAAAAGCTTTTCTGTACAAGACTTGCACTTTTCAGGTATTGTTTTCTAAGACTTCTCTTAGGCCACCACTGCATCACTTTCTTTGACTCTCCACTGAGAGTGTTTTGCATGTTAATTAGGAATGTCAGATCAAACACAGAATTTCTTGCCCAGAGCTTTAATTTGTAGCGCTGAAAAAAGTCCAAGATTGTGAGatgtgtaaatatatttatggcTCGAGGGAAGTTATTAACAGTATCAGATCACTGGAGAAAACATACACTACTGCATAAAGCTCTGTAAGGGGAAGCATTCAGCTTTTGAAGTGATGGCAGGCTTTTGCTTCGTATAGTATTTAGCAAGTTTGATAATTTGCTTGGTAGGCAGGGAGACAATCCCCTCCAGAGATCTTAATTCATGATTGTTAATATCAAGAATTCGCCCTAAATGACAAGATCGTGGACTGCTGTAGAAAAGGAAGTGAGCAGAAAGTAGAAATGGGCATTTTGCATCTCTTGAAGTTACATATTACAGAAAACCTAGAGTTTAATGAGAATGAACAAGAGAACCTGTGAATCTGGGGCAGAAGGCCTGGGAcctgagagggaaaaatatgATATTTAATATCTGTACCTTAATTATTTAAACTAGCCAGTGTTGAATCTAGTATGCAGGCTGGAACTCCTGCATCTCTTTCAGAAGTCATTGGTAAATGTACTGGAAGCTTAAGTGACTTGGAATCCAGCTAAAAGTTACTTTCTAAATGAGACTAATGTTctgaaatcattaaaaatttcTGGAAATCATCCTCCTCACAAGGCTATCTCCTTTTTATTAGTAGGCTTAATGATGAATCTTAGAGGAAATGATAAATGCTccctttaaattaaattaaatcagttGGATAACTGGATAGAAAGAGTGTAAAGGTTACCATATAATGTGCATGAATGTAAGGAATATTACTGAGCTCTACAGATGTGTATCAGTGATAGAATAGCATAATGCCTGTGTTCACTTAATAAATGTTATGCCTCGTTGAAAATGCCATTCTCTCTTCTGCCTCCTGAGGCTTCCCAACTTGCTTGTTTTCCTTGTGTGTTTCCAGTGGCTTTGGCCTGCCACTGCTATAATCTAAATGTTGCCCTTCTGGGGATGAATCAGTGCTGTTTCAGATGAGCGAGCACTGCATTGACTGCCAGCTGTTTCAGAGAGCAGTTGAGCATTGCTAATGCTGCAGAAGGCAATCaggcaaagaaaacaacaattaGACAAGCCAAAATAATAATTGTCCCTTCAAATTTTACATAACTGCAGTTGGTGTGGGGCGAGGGTGAGGTGGGGCACTTTGTGCCAAGGAAAATGCAGGCAGATTCTGTAAACTCATTAGTTTATTTAATGCTGGTTGtttcacagctcagctgcaatGCTTTAGTGTTCTTTCTCACTGTTCCTTTGCAGTGTGGACTTTGTGAAGTGGTCCTCCCAGGGAATGCTGAGGATGAGCCCGGATGCAATGAATGCTCTTTTCAAACCTACAATTGACCAGATCGTGCAGCACCTGAGTACGTATCTGTGTGTGTTTCCACTTCCTGGCTGAGCTGAAGCTTTGCTCACCCATTTCAACTCAGTAACAACCCTCCTGGTATGCACCAGTTGTTGACAAGGAATTCAGGTCTGAAACTTGCAGCTCTCTACAAATCAGCTGGGAAAAGAATATAAGTAAGGGATGTGTCCTGAGCACATATTCCTGCCTAGCTCTAGGGCTAACTACTGCGTGTGATTCACTTCTGTTGCTGCCTAAGCTTCAGTTACTCTATGCTTCCAGGGCTGCAAGCATTCAGAGGGCTGACATGCACTGGGAAACCCAGatcctgcctttctttttcctggttcAGGCAACAACCAAATTATACCAGAGTTGTAACTTGTTTCTGACTATTCCAGCTATTAAGACCACCAATTCGTTCCTCCTGAGTGGAAGGTCACATTTTTTCATGACCATCCAAATCACTGACATCTCTAAAGCACAAATAGTAAATGATGCATCACGGTAAAAGTACTTCCAGGCATGCCTTAAGCAGCAATGAATTTATTTGTCCAGTAATGGAAAGTGACAAGTGCTTATTGGGAAAGTTACTATTTAAGGTCTTCCTAGCAGAAGATGAAATTAGTATCAAGTAGAATATAATGTTTGTGGTGagaaaagtgtttctttctACTCATTACAAAGCACTATTTGGAATAAATATCCAGCTTTGCTCATCATATGTGAGGGATTTCTAGCTAAATTTCAGAACTTAAGAAGACAACAAGTATAGAGCAGCTTAtctgtgagcagggagggagacACCTAGGACTGCAACAGTTGTGACAGGTAACTCACTTGTTTAAACTAAAAGTAAGCCTACAACTGAACTGCATGGTTTTCTTGAAAGTAAGAGATGTGAGCTTAAgctaagaaagaaaatctgtaaaaatgtaaagagGGATTATTTTGCAGGTGATATTTATTGTGGTTAAGATGCTGGAGTCAGAAATAATAAGTGAATTTGAAATTGAGTGATCTGGAATGCAATAAAGTGTCAGTTTTAAATGCCACTTCATAAATGTTGTATGGTTTGAGGTGAGTGAATTCATAGTGAATAGTGAAATATAATAGAGATAACAGGAGTGGGACTGGTGCATGCTGATGGTGGCAGTGTGGGCACGGTTGTGGCAGTTTCAGATCACATACATGGAACACTCAGTGCACTCAGACATCGGCATTTTCACTTGCATTGCCTTATAAAAGTGGATTTTATTGCGTGGTCTCTGTTTCTGTTCAGGCGAGGTGTTTGATAAGCCAGAGGTGACCAATGTGAAGTTCCTGTTCCTGGTGGGCGGCTTTGCTGAATCCCCCTTGCTCCAACAAGCTGTCCAGAGCGCCTTTGGCTCGAGGTGCAGGGTCATCATTCCCCAGGATGTGGGTCTGACCATCCTCAAAGGAGCTGTTCTCTTTGGCCTCGACCCTGCAGTGATCAAGGTGCGGCGCTCCCCTCTGACCTACGGCGTCGGGGTGCTCAATCGCTTCGTGGAGGGCAAGCATCCCCCGGAGAAGCTCCTCGTCAAAGACGGCACGCGCTGGTGCACCGACGTCTTCGACAAATTTATCTCAGCCGACCAGTCTGTAGCCCTGGGAGAGACTGTGACACGCAGTTACACACCTGCCAAGCCTTCTCAGTTAGTAATAGTGATCAATATCTacagctcagagcaggacaACGTCAGCTTCATCACCGAGCCCGGCGTGAAGAAGTGCGGCACCCTGCGCTTGGATCTCACGGGAACTGACGCTTCCGTGCCCAACCGGCGCGAGATCAAAACGCTGATGCAGTTTGGGGACACTGAAATCAAAGCCATGGCTGTTGATGTTGCGACTTCTAAAAGTGTCAAAGTTGGTATTGATTTCTTAAATTACTAACGGCCCTTTCCCCCACCACAGCCTGTTTGTGAGACTGATCTTCCACTGTTCCATTCTTTGACTTTTGTCTGTCATGTCATCACCTTGAATTTCAGCAGGCTATATGAGAACAGCTAGTGAGGTGGGGTATGTTGTGTTTGTGTCCTTTGGTGACCAAGGACTGCATTTTGAAAGACCCTTAAAAAGTTTTGGGAGTAAAAGTTCCAGAGGTAGTAAAAGTTACCAAGTTACTCACGCATGCTTAAAGATCTACCTTTAAAAAGTAAACACTGATTATTGTTGGGTCCTGAAGGTTAGTTAAAAAAATACCGAGTTGTAATCTCTTTGCCttgttcttcttcctcttcctcctgagAAAAACTCAGTAACCCACGTGGCTGTTGTAGGGGGTGTATCTGTGTGGGATATCTGTTTAAACAGCACCATCCTCTGGCAATGGGAACAAATTAGTAGTTTTATTGTATTCTTTTGATTTTTCCCAGTGCTTTCAGAATTTAAAGTGCTGAAAATGCATGACTCAAAGAAATAGGATCTCAATTACTTAAATTCTGAGTAAAGAAAATCTCCAGAAATccttaaaattacatttaggAAATATGTAACAAATACATATTTAGgaaatatgtatttgttttgGGGGCCTAATATTGATTGCTTCAGGTTGAAAACAAGGCATTTGTTGTCAAAGCTCTCAGAACAAGCTGTCAGATTAATTGGCTAGCATTACCCTCATTatacttcagaaaataatattaagaaCAAACCTATTTCTCTTTTGGGTCTTCTaaacttatttttattagtttccATCtgaaaccacagaatcacagagtagtTGAGCTTGAAGGGGACATCCATTGACTATCTGATAAAAGCTGTCCATTCTAAGCAGTATCAATCAAAAcaagtttctttttccagtttttattgTCTCCAAAATGAAGATCCCTAAACTCCAGGCAACTTATTTGATAGCCCTCActgcaaaggttttttttttcttatgcttaAAAGGAATTTCTTGAGTTTAAATTTGTGCGTGGTCCCTCTTTCTTGCTCCTTCACTGGATACCTCTGAGAAGTCTGGCTCCATCCTCTCTTTCCTGTCTGCTCTCAGACATTCCTAGCATCCCCTGAGCCTCCTTGAgtccagcagccccagctctcacagcctctcctcacacGAAAGATCCCCCAGTCCCTTCTCCCCTTCACGGCCCTTTGCTGGTCTCAGAGCTGTGTGTCCAGGGAAGCACAGAGCTGGAcctggcactcagagctgctctcagcagggctgagccagggcagtgatcacttccctggagctgctgacagTGCTGTTCCCAGTGCAGCCCGGGGGCTGGAGGCActctctgtgccaggggcaCATTGCTGCCTCTCGCTCAGTGTCTGCCACGATGCCAGGGCATTGTtgtgctgccaggctgcttcCCAGACAGCTgggccacagctcctgctgcatgGGCTCCTTCCTGCCCACGTTCAGGACTTTGCACTTGCCTttgctgaacttcatgaggttcctGTCTGcacatttctccagcctgtcaacATCCCTCTGACCCATCTGCTTTATCAAGCACTTCCCCaggtgattttatttcttttcttgttcattCCTGTGTTAAGATTTGGAAGCACAGCTTCCAAGTGATGAATGACAGCTGTCCAGAAACATTTCAACAATTCAGAAGAGACAAAACATTCAGATCTAAAGTACCGTAATACATTTTTGTAGCAAACATTTTAATTCAGTAAAATATATTGCTAGGTTGAGTTGAATGGCCAATGAAGTGGAAGGCAGAAGCCAATAGAATGAAACtacaaatattaattaaatgaaacattccTTACCTGACAGTGAGCACAGAGCTCTTGAAGCAAGAGAAATGCACTGATGGCCATGGTAGCATCTTTgtgaaaatgtttccttaaGCATGCTCACCTGGCAAATTTCTTTTGCAACTAGaagagtttttattttgcaaaatgctACAGGAGGAAAATTCTGAAACCTGCATTCCGCATCTGCCATGAACTGACAACTTTCAAATCCTAATTCCACTCCAAATTAGCAGAGTGGTACCAACCTGTAGAATCACCCTAAAATGCTGACACTTCCCAGTGCATTTATACAGAGCTGCCTGATTACCTGCTGGAattcattatattttcaaaacattgtTAATTATTAACCTAAaccttcctttttaaaaaattgagcATGAATTAAATCCATAACTGACACTTTTGGGAGATTAAAGCTTTATCagttatttcattaatttatgtTCCAATCCTGCACTTAAACTTTCTGTATTTATCCTGGAGTTTTGCCACAGTAGAGAGCTGGACAGCTGATCCACTGCATTTGTCACTGAGTTTTCTGTGTCTCCTGCAGAATTCCCTGATTGAATGGGAAATGTATTCTGCattcagctttaaaataaataaataaaggactATGGAGAATGCTAGTCACAGTATCCTGCTGGATACTTTCTATAATTACAAAGTGTGCTTGCTAGCAGTCGATTTCCTGCTGCCTGCTAAATGCTTTAAAAGCTAAatactgggaatttttttgtgtgtgctgcttTCCATGGTTTACAAACAAGAGAAACTTTAAGATGAGTTATGaacaatataattttatgtatatacaatatttaaatattgtacAGACTCTTTCTTTCTACAGTGCTATTTTCTTGTATAAAAATGCACTTTGCCTCTGTTGATTTCATTCAgctgttaattttaaataacaCAGTTTCTCAATCAGCTTCTGTAATTATAGGCTTTTAAAGATGGTAAGATATGAAATGTAAAAGGCCAATCTTATAATAATAGGAAAGAAATGTTGGTGTGTCAGAGAATACAACATTCTTCCTGCAATGCAAGTCATACCAGCTAAGCACATCACACAAATGCAATAGTCTGTTGCTGggattttcatttgtttcagaTGGTGACCATTCCATCTCCAGCAATTCTTCATAATAATGGATGAATCCTCCTGTAAAACCAAAAATCAGATTGTAAAATCTGGATATACAGCTTCTTCTCActaggttttgggtttttaataaGGATCTTCTCtagtttaaaaaacaacaacaacaacaacaaatgaaaaactaCCTCCCAAAGCCAGGCAACACTCTTGTATTGTAGCTGCAGGTAAGACACAGTCTCTACCACTTCCACCTGCCAAAAACCAAACTTCTTACAGAAAAATAGGCTTTGCTGTCTTTGCATGTATGTTAAGCTGAATCTGTCCAGTTCTGCACAGGTTTGTTTTCAGTGGCTTTAACACAGGATTTGGTCTAATAAATGGCTGCCACCCCCTGTCTCCCCTGTGGAGAGGAGTTGACCTGCAAGATCAGGTGGCCCatgatttttgtgctgtttccaGCCTGTCTGCAGGGAAAGCTACAGGTggtttctgcagctcttctgaAGCACAGTTCCGTGCACAGCAGCGATTCTCTGCCCTTTCTGATTCACCTTTTGTAAGATCCCATCTGGATCCAAGCAGGGGCTTGTTGCTGAAATCCCTGTAAAACGTGGTTTACATATTTTTGCACTTCCTCCTTCAGTCTGGTGAGAACACTGTCAAGCTTATCTTTGCAGAGCACTGAACTACTGAACAAATTCCCAGCTGTCCTTGTTGCCCTCTTTCAGAACGGAAAATTAGCTTGTCTCTCTAAGGAATTAGAATTGTTAAGTAGAATATTATGCTGTGGTCTGTAGACTGTAACCCAATTAAACAACTTTACATTGTAAGAGGCATGTGGATGCCCATTTCAATAAAGGATGTTAGGCTGTAAAATTTATATGAAATTTACTAGGAAATGAGGCATTATTAGAATTGTAGTTGTGATACTTTGCAGGACATTCCCCTGCAGAACATTTTTTTGGTAGGGGTTTCAGATGACATTGTGCAACTTAGTGTTGAAAAGACAACAAGGCCAGCTATCCATAGGGAGAGCAGAAGGTCTTGGCAGGAGTTTTGCTCTAAGCAGCAATTTGCAAGTTTGGGTCCAGGTTACTGAATTAGCAGCTAATTGTGATGGAATGATTAATTGTGCTAGAATATGATAAATGTGCAGTGGTGGTTAGGACAGTTTTCATTGGTATGAGTATACCAATATTCATATACAGGAGTTTTAATGCATTATTATGAGAAGGCTAATTATATATTGCAGAGATTTAATAGCCAAGATAAGCTGCATATTTATGATATGAAGTGGCTTAAGCGGATGAATAGTATAAAAGTTGTTGGGCATAATGTCACAGTACTCACCTGCTTGAAATAGTCTTAAACTATATTATAAAACCAACCATTGTGGTCTTGTTCACCTCTGTGCAAGATAAATTCAGATTTCACTGATACTTGGAGCTGTTCACAACTTGTCTGGATTGTATCTTGAGTGTTCTTGTGTCTTCAATCATGTCaaataaaataccttaaaaCTAATTTCTCTTTTTGAGTGCTAATGTTCTTATGGAAATGGCTATAAAAAGAAACCTAATTTATTATGAAACCGAGACAGGCCAAGTGGTTATGCTTGAATTTGGGTGCTCCTTCATGTGTGTAACTGAGCAGAAGTGACACCAACCATCTGTACAGCTTTAGTTCACTTGTGTGCCCAAGGTGGAGCTCCACTGCTGCTCATGACTCAGCTTCCAGCAAAAGGAAGGAACACCTTACTCTCTGAGTAAGGTGTTTGTTGGAGTTCAGGCAGAAAGACTTTGGGTAATACCAAAGGAGAGCTGTAATCTCTTAGGTCTTGTATtattaaaagctgttttattgttaaaaatgcattatcAGACCAATAAGCTGGCCAATAACCAGGTATATTAGCATGAGAATGTGCCTCTTTATAGATCTAGGGATGTTCAGTAAGGTCCAGCTGCACTGCAAAAACCCTTGCACAGCAGTTTTACAGTATTACATTTTTCTGCTACAGCTGTAGGCTGTGTCCCTCTGAAATTCAGCAGTGTTGGCACAAGCTCTGGAGGTGATTCAGTGGCACAGGTGACCTTGGTCCACGATGCTGCAAAGATGCAGAGAGTGAACTGAGATGCTTTAGCAGCCACTACACCCAACTTCCACCTATTTGCTGCAATGAAGGTGTTTTACAAGTGCTTTATGACTATAATTATAAACACCATCCTAATAGGCTAGGTACTGTATTTAACTTGTAATGAACTTGATTTCAGCTAAACATTCAATTAATGTTACTAGTACAATGGGAAATATAATTACAGTCTTCAGAGGCACATTAAGAACCAAATTTTGCTTTCGGTGTTCTACCACACTGCTGAAGATTCCAGTGGAGTTTCTTGTGTGTGCATTCAGAATTTGGTCCTtgcactgtttttttctaaatcttAAGGCTTTCTCATAGGAGTGTGTTTAGATTTAAAGCTACAGCCCCATCTTGATAGAAGGGATTTTGGGTAAGTTGTTGGTTCTACAAAATCACCTAAGTCCTTACTGAAATTTGCAGATTTTGTGTTCAGCTACGGAATAAAACAGCTTGTAAAACAGCTTGTGAATTCCCTGACAGCAGTGTCCAACTCTCTGGCTTAGGGACAATGGATTCAGAATTCCTTTACTCAGTGCAAGAACTGCTTGGTTTTCAAGAGATGCAGCCT from Vidua chalybeata isolate OUT-0048 chromosome 8, bVidCha1 merged haplotype, whole genome shotgun sequence encodes:
- the HSPA12A gene encoding heat shock 70 kDa protein 12A; the protein is MSAETDAVSTSAYSSPAKSLGDPGITPLSPSHIVKDSDAEDAVEQLFLVVVAIDFGTTSSGYAYSFTKEPECIHVMRRWEGGDPGVSNQKTPTTILLTPERKFHSFGYAARDFYHDLDPTESKHWLYFEKFKMKLHTTGNLTMETDLTAANGKKVKALEIFAYALQFFKEQALKELSDQGGSDFENTEVRWVITVPAIWKQPAKQFMRQAAYKAGMASPENPEQLIIALEPEAASIYCRKLRLHQMIDLSSRAPVNGYSPSDTIGTGFTQGKEHVRRNRQSRTFMVENVIGEIWSELEEGDRYIVVDSGGGTVDMTVHQIRLPEGHLKELYKATGGPYGSLGVDYEFEKLLCKIFGEDFIEQFKIKRPAAWVDLMIAFESRKRAAAPDRTNPLNITLPFSFIDYYKKFRGHSVEHALRKSNVDFVKWSSQGMLRMSPDAMNALFKPTIDQIVQHLSEVFDKPEVTNVKFLFLVGGFAESPLLQQAVQSAFGSRCRVIIPQDVGLTILKGAVLFGLDPAVIKVRRSPLTYGVGVLNRFVEGKHPPEKLLVKDGTRWCTDVFDKFISADQSVALGETVTRSYTPAKPSQLVIVINIYSSEQDNVSFITEPGVKKCGTLRLDLTGTDASVPNRREIKTLMQFGDTEIKAMAVDVATSKSVKVGIDFLNY